The Amycolatopsis jiangsuensis nucleotide sequence ACGCCGTGATCGCCGCGACCGCGAGGGCGCTCCCGCCGGCCACCAGCCAGGCCGCGACCCTGACGCGGGCGAGCGTCAGCCGGCCGACGAAGATTCCGGCGCACAGATAGGTCATCCACGGCAGCGCCGGGTACTCACCGGTGAGCGACAGCTCGGACAGCAGGCCCACCGGGTCGTGCAGCAGATAGCCGAGCGTCGGATTGTCCAATGTGGCCGGTGGCAGCCGCGCCAGCGCGAAGTGGCTCAGCACCGGTACGCCGCCCGCGAGCAGCCCGCCGGTGACCGCGACCGCCCAGGTCGGCAGGAACACCACCGGGATGGCGAGCAGGAACATCACCGCGTAGTACGGCAGGATCACCGCGCCCAGCGAGGAATCGGTGTAGCCGAGCGCCAGCCCGATCGCGAGGATGGTCACGGCCCGGGCGACGAGCGCGGCGGCGGTCGGCAGCCCGTCGGCCACGCGAACCCGGCGGCGGCCGGTCAGGAACGCGATGCCGACTCCGGCCAGCACCGCGAACGTCGCCGCCGCCCGGCCGCCGAAGACGGCGAACGACCAGGTCGGATTGCCCTGCCCGTCGGACTCGTACAGTGAGTGCACGGCCATCATGCCGAGCAACGCGATCCCGCGCGTGGCGTCGACGCCGGTGAGCCGCGCCTTCACCGGCCGCTCGCCATCACGGCGTCGACCAGTTCGTGCGCGGCCGGGTGGCTCGATGCGGGCACCGCGAGGCCGGCGTCGGTGAACCAGTCCTCGGTGGCCTCCGGATGCGGCCCGGCCACGCCGACCCGGCCGGCACCGAACGGCGTGGCCAGCGCGGCGATCCGGCCGTTGCGGTAGGTCGCGACGATGTCCGCCTCGGCGCCCTCGTGCAGCCAGAAGTACGGGCCGTCCTGGAAGAACAGCGTCCGGCGCCGGCCACGCCAGTGCACGTCGATCAAGGCGTCGCCGTCGGTGTCCAGTTCGGTCCCGGCGGAGTCGATGTACTGGTCGGTGTCCCCGGGCAGCAGGCCGAACCCGGGCGTCGCGCCGGCGAGGTAGCCGCCGAGGCAGAACCCGAGGTAGCGGCCGCCGCGGTGGACGAACGCGCGGAGCTCGTCGCGATGTCCGCGCAACTGCTTGAAGGCCTTCTTCACCGTGCCGCCGCCCGGCTGCGCGTACAGCGTGGCGGCGTCCAGTGTGGACTGTCCGAGCGGGATCCGTTCGCGGGGGCCGACGTAGCGGACGTCGAAGTCCCACGGGCTTTCCCGGAGGACCCCGGCGACCGCCTCCGGACAACCGTCGAGGGTGGCGGGTCCGCGGTACACGAGGGCGAGTGGCCGGTTCACGAGGCCGCTCCCGCCGCGGCGAGCCCCTGTGCCGGAATGCCGTGCCAGCTCGTCCTGGCGGGCAACTGCTCACCCTTCATCAGCAGGGACAGCGAACCCAGCGAGACCTGCTCGCCGACCACGGAGTCGTACAGCACGATCGCGCGGGTACCGACTGTCGCACCAGGTTCCACGGTCACGTGCGACATCTTCATCACGCGGTCCTCGAACAGGTGGGTCTGCAACGAGGATTCCGTGCCGACACAGGCGTCGTCGCCGATCCGGACGAGGTCGAACTCGGTCAGGTAGGTGGTGCCGATCCAGGTCCGGTGGCCCAC carries:
- a CDS encoding BPL-N domain-containing protein, which gives rise to MNRPLALVYRGPATLDGCPEAVAGVLRESPWDFDVRYVGPRERIPLGQSTLDAATLYAQPGGGTVKKAFKQLRGHRDELRAFVHRGGRYLGFCLGGYLAGATPGFGLLPGDTDQYIDSAGTELDTDGDALIDVHWRGRRRTLFFQDGPYFWLHEGAEADIVATYRNGRIAALATPFGAGRVGVAGPHPEATEDWFTDAGLAVPASSHPAAHELVDAVMASGR
- a CDS encoding heparan-alpha-glucosaminide N-acetyltransferase domain-containing protein, with translation MKARLTGVDATRGIALLGMMAVHSLYESDGQGNPTWSFAVFGGRAAATFAVLAGVGIAFLTGRRRVRVADGLPTAAALVARAVTILAIGLALGYTDSSLGAVILPYYAVMFLLAIPVVFLPTWAVAVTGGLLAGGVPVLSHFALARLPPATLDNPTLGYLLHDPVGLLSELSLTGEYPALPWMTYLCAGIFVGRLTLARVRVAAWLVAGGSALAVAAITASWVLLHHYGGLTQIQATIPQSILTGPETQEVLALGGDGTVPTVSWWWLAVDSPHTSTPPDLLSTIGTAVALLGLMLLAGQVTAKWPRRIIGVVQKPLAAAGSMTLTLYTAHIMFINSAYDVYGPGTGYVVQAVAVLLIGLGWRATAGRGPLEALVSAVSSRARRWAGNGMRLPRLRRAPAGEGA